A part of Desulfotomaculum nigrificans DSM 574 genomic DNA contains:
- the panB gene encoding 3-methyl-2-oxobutanoate hydroxymethyltransferase — MKQEGQPIAMLTAYDYPMATLVDASGIDAILVGDSLGNAVLGYDSTVPVTMDDMIHHLRAVSRGVKRAMVIGDMPFLSYHVSREESVRNAGRLMQEGLAQAVKLEGGREVVDTVKAITAAGIPVMGHLGLTPQSVHQLGGFKVQGKDREAAERLLTDAKLLEEAGAFAIVLECIPQQLAKVITESVSIPTIGIGAGVHCDGQVLVVNDLLGMFSNFTPKFVKKYANLKEQIVQACSSYREEVKNRVFPGPEHVFNMAEEELKKIY, encoded by the coding sequence ATGAAACAGGAAGGACAGCCGATAGCCATGTTAACCGCTTACGATTATCCCATGGCCACATTGGTCGATGCTTCAGGTATAGACGCCATCCTGGTGGGGGACTCCCTCGGTAATGCGGTACTGGGCTATGATTCCACTGTACCGGTGACCATGGATGACATGATTCACCACCTGCGGGCTGTCTCCCGGGGAGTAAAAAGAGCCATGGTGATAGGAGATATGCCCTTTTTATCCTATCATGTTTCACGGGAGGAAAGTGTCCGCAATGCGGGCCGCCTGATGCAGGAGGGATTAGCTCAGGCCGTTAAATTGGAGGGCGGCAGGGAAGTGGTGGATACCGTGAAGGCTATTACCGCCGCCGGTATTCCGGTGATGGGCCATTTAGGTCTAACCCCCCAATCAGTGCACCAACTGGGCGGTTTTAAAGTACAAGGCAAAGACCGGGAGGCGGCCGAGCGGTTACTCACTGATGCCAAGCTGTTGGAAGAGGCCGGTGCATTTGCCATTGTACTGGAATGCATTCCCCAACAACTGGCCAAGGTGATCACTGAGTCAGTAAGTATACCCACCATTGGTATCGGAGCGGGTGTACACTGTGACGGCCAGGTCCTGGTGGTTAATGATTTATTAGGTATGTTCTCAAACTTTACCCCCAAGTTTGTTAAAAAATATGCCAATTTAAAGGAACAGATTGTGCAGGCTTGCAGTAGTTACCGGGAAGAAGTTAAAAACAGAGTATTTCCCGGCCCAGAGCATGTATTTAACATGGCCGAAGAAGAATTAAAAAAGATTTATTAG